In Vespa crabro chromosome 13, iyVesCrab1.2, whole genome shotgun sequence, one DNA window encodes the following:
- the LOC124428816 gene encoding probable glutamate receptor isoform X6: MEYPTWLLFFRNETQIEMFFRNIYIPFNCQLMITRNNNNDEMIFEVYQIDKQSKIRIMDFGSWDRINGFKGPTLGLYQRRNDLHGHNIRVVMTHDPPVSLIYRNEKNEIIKVGGFFGELMKLLQEGMNCTLTYIETDSWGLNLLNGTWTGAIGILVKNEADIAGMELMMTSDRLDAISFTTPVFSTKCRTFIKRPDSTSIKWRAYTAPFDAYIWYFIGLLILLSSGMILMIKIVVKLVSYNEDSEHSPSTFSEIMFYVFGVFCSQGMEQSLLDPIRMVQFVIHLTAVIVLAAYSAALISFLAIKTFVMPFTTMEGLLKDGTYRFGVIQESADYSFFQNTTDKVLSVLFANLLRKETDLPINYLDGLSRVCKIDKYAFMAMDNIAAELQPKLSCSLESLDTITQTTIAMAVPNRSPYDGIINTNILTLRDSGILQRLLNTEWSNQFTKPKSSWTSVELFDMVPLLIFMFCGSVISSFLLSLEYMVHRQVANNKKLRIVRKRRVKIF; the protein is encoded by the exons ATGGAGTATCCAACCTGGTTGCTCTTCTTCAGGAACGAGACCCAAATCGAGATGTTTTTTCGTAACATTTATATACCGTTCAATTGCCAATTGATGATAACtcgaaacaataacaacgatgagaTGATCTTTGAGGTCTATCAAATTGACAAACAATCGAAGATCAGGATAATGGATTTTGGCTCTTGGGATAGAATAAATGGTTTCAAAGGACCTACGTTGGGCCTCTATCAAAGGAGGAATGATCTTCATGGGCATAATATACGCGTTGTCATGACCCAC GATCCTCCGGTATCCCTGATATATCGTAACGAGAAGAACGAGATAATTAAAGTGGGTGGTTTCTTCGGGGAGTTGATGAAGTTACTGCAGGAAGGCATGAATTGCAC ATTGACTTACATAGAAACAGATTCTTGGGGTTTAAATCTATTAAACGGAACGTGGACCGGTGCCATAGGGATACTGGTAAAAAACGAAGCTGATATCGCTGGCATGGAGTTAATGATGACGTCTGACAGATTGGATGCCATCTCCTTCACTACTCCGGTTTTCTCCACAAA ATGCCGTACATTCATCAAAAGACCGGATTCTACGTCTATCAAATGGCGAGCTTACACAGCACCTTTCGATGCCTACATTTGGTACTTTATAGGCTTGCTGATACTATTGAGCAGTGGAatgatattgatgataaaaatcGTGGTTAAATTGGTATCCTATAACGAGGACTCGGAACACTCACCGTCGACATTTTCGGAGATAATGTTTTATGTTTTCGGGGTATTTTGTAGTCAAG GTATGGAACAATCGCTGTTAGATCCAATTCGCATGGTACAATTCGTTATCCACTTAACCGCCGTTATCGTTTTGGCCGCTTACTCGGCGGCGCTCATTAGTTTCCTGGCTATCAAGACTTTTGTTATGCCTTTCACGACCATGGAGGGTCTTCTCAAGGATGGTACCTATCGATTTGGAGTTATTCAAGAATCCGCGGATTATTCCTTCTTTcaa AATACAACGGATAAAGTGCTCAGCGTATTGTTTGctaatttattaagaaaagagACCGATTTGCCTATCAATTATCTCGATGGTCTGAGCCGTGTTTGCAAGATAGACAAGTATGCCTTCATGGCGATGGATAATATTGCAGCGGAATTGCAACCAAAGCTTAGTTGCAGTTTGGAATCTCTCGACACCATAACGCAAACGACCATAGCTATGGCAGTCCCTAATAGAAGCCCATACGACGGTATTATCAATACCAA CATTCTGACGTTGAGAGATAGTGGAATACTTCAACGTTTGCTTAACACCGAATGGTCCAATCAATTTACAAAG CCTAAAAGCTCTTGGACGTCGGTCGAGCTTTTCGACATGGTGCCGctattaattttcatgtttTGTGGCTCCGTCATTAgttcctttttactttctttagaGTATATGGTACATCGACAAGTcgcgaataataagaaactgCGAATCGTACGAAAGAGACGTGtgaagatattttaa